One region of Fimbriimonadaceae bacterium genomic DNA includes:
- a CDS encoding cupin domain-containing protein, translating into MKDLVRYPGDLLWEALREFPGKGEVTVLRDEGKGKAKTIIVRLPAGGQVLPHSHVAPVQHYVLEGECETEGKTLGRGAYRLMPEHADVSAILTKEGATILMIYDAASG; encoded by the coding sequence ATGAAAGATCTTGTCCGGTATCCCGGTGACCTGTTGTGGGAAGCGTTGCGGGAATTCCCCGGCAAGGGCGAGGTGACGGTATTGCGGGACGAGGGCAAGGGGAAGGCCAAGACCATCATCGTCCGGTTGCCGGCCGGAGGGCAGGTCCTGCCGCATAGCCATGTTGCCCCCGTGCAGCACTATGTGCTCGAAGGGGAATGCGAGACGGAAGGGAAGACGCTGGGACGAGGCGCCTATCGGCTCATGCCGGAACATGCCGATGTGTCGGCCATCTTGACGAAGGAGGGCGCCACCATTCTCATGATCTACGATGCGGCGTCTGGG